The Clostridia bacterium DNA segment CTGACTTTAGGCTTTGTTAGTACTTCCAAATAATCTTATAACTTTTCGTACATCATCTTTAAAGGCATCCATGCTCCACATCATTATATTGTGATAGTAGACTTTATCGCTGCTCTGGCTAAACTTTTCCCTGATCGCCTCGGATGCATTGTATGCCATCCCTGTATAATAGTTAATCTTTGATATGCCACATTCTATAGCCTTTTTAAAATCCTGGCTGGTCAACCCTGAACCTCCGTGCATGACTAGCGGCACATCCACTGCCTTGCTTATTTTTTTCAACCTCTCAAAATCAAGTTGAGGGGTTTTTAAATATACTCCATGAGCGGTACCAAAAGCGATAGCAAGGGCATCCACCCCTGTTTTTTCTACGAATTCACATGCCTCCTCAGGTTTAGTATAGAGGGAAGTATCATCTATTATTGAATCATCATCATCGCCTTCTGCTCCCCCGCTTTTAGGCCTAACTACATACCCTAGCTCTGCTTCTACGTCTACTCCAAGCTCTCCGGCTATCTTTACTATTTCTCCGGTATTTTCTACGTTTTGTTTGAAGTCATACTTTGATCCGTCATACATCACCGCATTAAACCCTAAATTCATAGCTTTTATGACGGCGGAAAAGCTTTTTCCATGGTCTAATAGTACTGCTACCGGTACTTTCGCATTTTTAGCCTCGTTTATTAATATGGGAGCAATCTTATCCAATGGAACATATTTAAAATGTACTTCTGCATGACACAATATTACTGGAGAGTTTTCTTGCTCTGCTGCCTGTATCACCCCTCGTGCCATTTCAAGGTTTATTGCA contains these protein-coding regions:
- a CDS encoding class II fructose-bisphosphate aldolase, with the protein product MALVSMKQMLADAKKNKYAVGCFNAINLEMARGVIQAAEQENSPVILCHAEVHFKYVPLDKIAPILINEAKNAKVPVAVLLDHGKSFSAVIKAMNLGFNAVMYDGSKYDFKQNVENTGEIVKIAGELGVDVEAELGYVVRPKSGGAEGDDDDSIIDDTSLYTKPEEACEFVEKTGVDALAIAFGTAHGVYLKTPQLDFERLKKISKAVDVPLVMHGGSGLTSQDFKKAIECGISKINYYTGMAYNASEAIREKFSQSSDKVYYHNIMMWSMDAFKDDVRKVIRLFGSTNKA